Within Streptomyces sp. SS1-1, the genomic segment GGGCCTCGGCGTAGTACGGGCGTGCCTGGTCGGGGTCGCGCCAGAACATGGGGCGCCAGTCGAGGTCGAAGACCGTGACGCCGGCCTTGGCGCGGTGGGCGAGCGCGGCCAGTGTCGCCGTCCGGCTCGGATCCTCGCTCAGGCCGGTGCCGGTGATCCAGAAGACCCGGGCCGCGGCGATCGCGCCGAGGTCCAGCTCGTCGGTGCGGATCTCCAGGTCGGGCGCCTTGGGCTGCCGGTAGAAGTACAGCGGGAAGTCGTCGGGCGGGAAGATCTCGCAGAACGTCACGGGGGTCGGGTGGGCGGCGACCGGGGTCACCCAGCGGTCGTCCACGCCGAAGTCCTTCAGCGCCTCGTGCAGGTACGCGCCGAACGGGTCGGCGCCGGTGCGTGTGATCACGGCGGTGTCGCGGCCGAGCCGGGCGGCGGCGACGGCGACGTTGGCGGCCGAGCCTCCGAGGAACTTGCCGAACGTCTCCACCCGCTCCAGAGGGAGGCCGGACTGCAGGGGGTAGAGGTCGACTCCTATTCTTCCCATCGTGATCAAGTCGAAGGGCTTGGCTGTCTCGGCCATGCGTGACGCTCCTAGAGCTGGACAGGGGGTGCGGGTCCCGAGGGGCCTGCCGCCTCCCAGGTGTAGGACGCGGAGACCGACGCTGTCAATACTTTGTACTTACATTCGGACCTGAGCGTGAAATGATGTCTTAACAAAGTATTGACAGCGGGCGCATCTAGGGATTTGATCCCGTCCCAGCGCAACCGTCGTGTTCCACGGCACACTGCCCGGCCCAGGCAAGGCCCGGACCGTGTAACCCGGTGATCACCCTTTCCCCCCGTCGCACACCCCGTCGCACAGTGAGGTGCTGGAAAGATGGACCGCTCTTACCCCCGCTCGCGCAAGCTGGCCTCCGTCGTGGCCGTGGCCGCCGCGGCCGCGCTCACCCTCGCAGGCTGCTCCAGCAGCTCCGGCGGCAAGGACGCCGAGGAGGGCGGGGCGAACGCCTCTGCGGGCAAGGCCGACACGCCCCGTATGACGGTCGCCCTGGTGACGCACCAGTCGCCCGGCGACACCTTCTGGGACATCGTCCGCAAGGGCGCCGAGGCGGCCGCCGCCAAGGACAACATCAAGCTGATCTACTCCGCCGACCCCAACGCCGGCAGCCAGGCCAACCTGGTGCAGAACGCGATCGACCAGAAGGTCGACGGCATCGCGATCACCCTGGCCAAGCCGGACGCCCTCAAGGACGTCGTGAGCAAGGCCAAGGCGCAGAACATCCCCGTCGTCGGCCTGAACTCCGGCGTCAGCGAGTGGCAGAAGCTCGGCCTGACGGAGTTCTTCGGGCAGGACGAGACGGTGGCCGGCGAGGCCCTCGGCAAGCGGCTGAACGAGTCCGGCGCCAAGAAGGCCGTCTGTGTCATCCAGGAGCAGGGCAACATCGGCCTCACCCAGCGCTGCGACGGTGTGAAGAAGACGTTCGAGGGCGACCTGGAGACCCTGAACGTCAATGGCACGGACATGCCGAGCGTGAAGTCCACGATCACCGCCAAACTGAAGACGGACAGTGACATCGACTACGTCGTCGCCCTCGGCGCCCCGTTCGCGCTGACGTCGGTGCAGTCGGTGTCCGAGGCCGGCAGCAAGGCGAAGGTCGCGACCTTCGACCTCAACAAGGACCTGACCAAGTCGATCAGCAAGGGCGACATCGAGTTCGCGGTCGACCAGCAGCCCTACCTCCAGGGCTACCTGGCCATCGACTCCCTGTGGCTGTACAAGAACAACGGCAACTACATGGGCGGCGGCGAGGCCCCGGTGCTGACCGGCCCGGCGTTCGTCGACAAGTCGAACGTCGAGACCATCGACAAGTTCGCCGCGAAGGGCACCCGGTGATGAGCATGACCCGACAGGCTGAGCCGGCGGTGACCCCACCGCCGGCCCCCGGCCCGGGCAAGGAGACCGACGGGCGGACCGCCCGGCGCCCGCTGGCGCTGCGTCTGCTGGCCCGGCCCGAGGTGGGCGTCTTCCTCGGCGCCGTCGCGGTGCTGGTCTTCTTCCTCGTCACGGCGCCCGCCGTGCGCGACGGCAGCTCGATGGCGAACATCCTGTACCAGTCGTCGACCATCGGGATCATGGCGCTGCCCGTGGCCCTGCTGATGATCGGCGGCGAGTTCGACCTCTCCGCCGGCGTCGCCGTCATCACCTCCGCCCTGACCGCGAGCATGGTCAGCTACCAGCTGACGATGAACGTCTGGGTCGGCGTGATCGTCGCCCTCGTCGTCTCGCTCGGCGTCGGCCTGTTCAACGGCTGGATGCTGGTCAAGACCGGACTGCCGAGCTTCCTGGTCACCCTGGGCACCTTCCTGATCCTCCAGGGCGTCAACCTCGCCGTGACCAAGCTGGTCACCGGGAACGTCGCCACGGACGACATCAGCGACATGGACGGCTTCGACCAGGCCAAGGCGCTGTTCGCCTCGTCCTTCGAGGTCGGCGGCGTCAACGTGAAGATCACCGTCGTCTGGTGGCTGGTCTTCGCCGCCCTCGCCACCTGGGTGCTGCTGCGCACCAAGTACGGCAAC encodes:
- the iolC gene encoding 5-dehydro-2-deoxygluconokinase, yielding MAETAKPFDLITMGRIGVDLYPLQSGLPLERVETFGKFLGGSAANVAVAAARLGRDTAVITRTGADPFGAYLHEALKDFGVDDRWVTPVAAHPTPVTFCEIFPPDDFPLYFYRQPKAPDLEIRTDELDLGAIAAARVFWITGTGLSEDPSRTATLAALAHRAKAGVTVFDLDWRPMFWRDPDQARPYYAEALRHATVAVGNLDECEVATGVREPEACAETLLAAGVELAVVKQGPKGVLAVHRDGTRAEVPPVPVEVANGLGAGDAFGGSLVHGLLSGWDLETVMRHANAAGALVASRLACSSAMPTGSEVADLLARAS
- a CDS encoding sugar ABC transporter substrate-binding protein codes for the protein MDRSYPRSRKLASVVAVAAAAALTLAGCSSSSGGKDAEEGGANASAGKADTPRMTVALVTHQSPGDTFWDIVRKGAEAAAAKDNIKLIYSADPNAGSQANLVQNAIDQKVDGIAITLAKPDALKDVVSKAKAQNIPVVGLNSGVSEWQKLGLTEFFGQDETVAGEALGKRLNESGAKKAVCVIQEQGNIGLTQRCDGVKKTFEGDLETLNVNGTDMPSVKSTITAKLKTDSDIDYVVALGAPFALTSVQSVSEAGSKAKVATFDLNKDLTKSISKGDIEFAVDQQPYLQGYLAIDSLWLYKNNGNYMGGGEAPVLTGPAFVDKSNVETIDKFAAKGTR
- a CDS encoding ABC transporter permease, whose translation is MSMTRQAEPAVTPPPAPGPGKETDGRTARRPLALRLLARPEVGVFLGAVAVLVFFLVTAPAVRDGSSMANILYQSSTIGIMALPVALLMIGGEFDLSAGVAVITSALTASMVSYQLTMNVWVGVIVALVVSLGVGLFNGWMLVKTGLPSFLVTLGTFLILQGVNLAVTKLVTGNVATDDISDMDGFDQAKALFASSFEVGGVNVKITVVWWLVFAALATWVLLRTKYGNWIFAVGGNKDSARAVGVPVTFTKISLFMLVGFGAWFVGMHQLFSFNTVQSGEGVGQELIYIAAAVIGGCLLTGGAGSAIGPVFGAFMFGMVQQGIVYAGWNPDWFKAFLGVMLLGAVLINQWVQRTATRR